From Carassius auratus strain Wakin chromosome 1, ASM336829v1, whole genome shotgun sequence, the proteins below share one genomic window:
- the LOC113105433 gene encoding ras-related protein Rab-20, producing the protein MPAPGKMRKPDIKIVILGDMNVGKTSLLHRYTERSFKDTSSTIGGAFFLKQWGPYNISIWDTAGREQFHGLGSMYCRGAAAIILTYDVTNWQSFVELEDRFLPLSDSANNDSIFAIVGNKADLTDPKAHVMTLEEVRAEEGSVLPLPSFPTTPDFPLHKQVSLDDATALYNRIIHYKALEGTSPPAEKMCFETSAKTGFNVDVMFETLFDMVLPSIIQKRSQNESPILYLEDYNEKGMRSKLSCCT; encoded by the exons ATGCCTGCTCCTGGGAAGATGAGAAAGCCCGATATTAAAATCGTAATCTTAGGAGACATGAATGTAGGGAAAACGTCCCTGCTACACAGGTACACAGAGAGAAGCTTTAAGGACACTTCAAGCACAATCGGCGGAGCGTTCTTCTTGAAGCAGTGGGGTCCCTACAACATCTCTATCTGGGATACAGCGG GTCGTGAACAGTTCCATGGTCTTGGCTCCATGTATTGTCGTGGTGCTGCAGCGATCATTCTCACGTATGATGTCACAAACTGGCAGAGCTTTGTAGAGCTTGAAGATCGCTTCCTCCCTCTCTCTGACTCAGCCAATAACGACAGCATATTTGCCATTGTGGGCAACAAAGCAGACCTCACTGACCCTAAAGCCCATGTTATGACCCTAGAGGAAGTCAGAGCAGAAGAGGGTAGCGTGCTTCCCCTTCCATCCTTTCCCACAACTCCAGACTTTCCCTTGCACAAGCAGGTGAGTCTGGATGATGCCACAGCACTGTACAACCGCATAATTCACTATAAGGCACTAGAGGGCACCAGCCCACCAGCAGAAAAGATGTGCTTCGAGACAAGTGCTAAGACTGGATTTAATGTAGATGTTATGTTTGAGACACTCTTCGATATGGTGCTGCCATCTATCATTCAAAAACGCTCCCAAAATGAGTCACCGATATTGTATTTGGAAGACTATAACGAAAAGGGTATGAGGAGCAAATTGAGTTGTTGCACATGA